The Acetonema longum DSM 6540 genomic interval AATCAAAGACTTGCGGACCGATTGCGGTGCCGCAAGTCTTTTTTATTTGGTTCAGTTTCCCGGTGCTTTAGTACAAAACTTGCGTAAATAAAACTACTTTGTTTATAATGCAAGGAGTATAACCTATGCAAAAAGAATTAATTATTCTTATTAAATCAAGAGGCAATTAGCGCTATCTGCTTCAGCGGGATAGTCTTGTTGAAACAATACATGGGAGGATGGAATCATGACGCAGACACCCGGCCCTTCTGACAAAAAGGCCATCCTGGTCGTTAGCTTCGGCACAACTTATGCTGATGCCCGCCAAGCCTGCATTGAAAGTGTGGAGGAGAGAATGCGCGCCGCGTTTCCCGGTTATGAGGTGCGCCGCGCCTTTACTTCCCGGATGATCATCAGGCGTTTGGCGGAGCGGGACGGCGTCCTTGTGGACAATGAGCAGCAGGCGCTGGAACGTCTGCTGGCAGAGGGATTCAGCGAGGTTTACGTTCAGCCGCTGCATATCGTTGCCGGTGATGAATATGAAAAAATCAGCCGCATTGTCAGTGATTATGTTCATGCTGAGAAATTCAGCCGGCTGGAGCTGGGAAGGCCGCTGCTTTATTATATGGGGCAGGGAAATCATCCGGACGACTATCTGGCGGCGATTGAGGCCCTCGACGTAATGCCCGGCCCCGATGAGGCGGTAGTTTTCATGGGACATGGCGGCCTTCATCCCGCCAACGCCGCTTACGCCGCCATGGAACTGAAATTGCAGGATGCCGGCAAGCACAACGTATTTCTCTATGCGGTGGAAGGGTATCCCTCGCTGCAGCGGATCATTGGGCAACTGCGCGACAGGTCTGTCCGTGAAGTGAAGTTGCAGCCGTTCATGCTGGTGGCCGGCAATCATGTCCGCAAGGATATGGACGGAGAGGAAAAAGAAACGGCGAAATCTATGCTGACAGCCGCCGGTTTTGCCGTAGAGTTAAAACTGAATGGTCTGGGAGAAAATCCGGCCATTCAGGATATTTATGTCCAACATGTCAGAGACATTATAGACAGCCAGCCGGAAAAAACCATAACCGATAAAACGTAAATTGAGGGAGAAGGACATTGCAACAGAAACCGATGAATAACAGCGCTCCCGCTCTAAATCTGGCGGGAGTGACAAAACGCCACCGGGAAAATACCCTGCTGGATAACATTTGCTTACAGGTGGAAGCCGGACAGATCTATGGCCTGTTGGGGCCAAACGGCGCGGGAAAAAGCACATTGATGAAAATCATCGCCGGACTGGTGCGTCCGACGGCCGGAACAGTAACCATTTTCGGTATTGACGCCTCGCTGCAGACTCCGGAACTGCGGCGGCTTGTCGGCATTGTGCCTCAGGATTCCAATCTGGAGCGGGAACTGACCGTACCTGAAGCGCTGACTGTTTATGGACGCTTGTTCGGCCTGGAAAAGGTAGAAGAGAAGGTGGAGGAAACCATTGCCCGGTTTTCGCTGGAAGGAATGCGCCAGAAGCGGGTAGGACGGCTTTCCGGCGGTATGATGCGCCGTGTCCTGATCGCGAGAGCACTGTTGCCGGAACCGGAGCTGCTGCTGATGGATGAGCCTACTGTGGGACTTGATCCTGA includes:
- a CDS encoding sirohydrochlorin cobaltochelatase, yielding MTQTPGPSDKKAILVVSFGTTYADARQACIESVEERMRAAFPGYEVRRAFTSRMIIRRLAERDGVLVDNEQQALERLLAEGFSEVYVQPLHIVAGDEYEKISRIVSDYVHAEKFSRLELGRPLLYYMGQGNHPDDYLAAIEALDVMPGPDEAVVFMGHGGLHPANAAYAAMELKLQDAGKHNVFLYAVEGYPSLQRIIGQLRDRSVREVKLQPFMLVAGNHVRKDMDGEEKETAKSMLTAAGFAVELKLNGLGENPAIQDIYVQHVRDIIDSQPEKTITDKT
- a CDS encoding ABC transporter ATP-binding protein, translating into MQQKPMNNSAPALNLAGVTKRHRENTLLDNICLQVEAGQIYGLLGPNGAGKSTLMKIIAGLVRPTAGTVTIFGIDASLQTPELRRLVGIVPQDSNLERELTVPEALTVYGRLFGLEKVEEKVEETIARFSLEGMRQKRVGRLSGGMMRRVLIARALLPEPELLLMDEPTVGLDPDVRQEIWQIIQALTVSGKTILLTTHYMEEAARLCAHIALLKAGRLALVATPDEIQRRYGGDVSNEEALETLFIQLAKGGID